One Gossypium hirsutum isolate 1008001.06 chromosome A11, Gossypium_hirsutum_v2.1, whole genome shotgun sequence genomic window carries:
- the LOC107901740 gene encoding polyadenylate-binding protein 7 isoform X3 encodes MAVPSAVTLPASTVSLYVGDLHPDITDGTLFDAFNEFKGISSVRVCRDSSTGRSLCYGYVNFSSLQDAHFAMEKMNHSTLNGKMIRVTWSLRDPDARKSGVGNVFVKNLSESIDSVGLQELYQKFGNVISCKVATFEDGKSMGYGFVQFESEESANAAIEKLDNTMIGDKEIYVGKFMKKCDRVLPSPDVKYTNLYVKNLDPDINEEVLQEKFSEFGKIACLVVARDENGTSRGFGFLNFECPDDAKKAMESMNGSQLARAQKKVEREQILRNQFEERRKEQIMKYKASNVYVKNIDDDVTDDELRDLFSLCGTITSAKLMRDDKGINKGFGFVCFSAPEEAAKAVGTFHGYMFHRKPLYVAIAQRKEDRQAQLQLQYAQRMPGLAGPSTVVLPGGYPPLYYASPTGFVSQVPLRPGMMHQPLGLRPGWRANGFAPPTRPVFQYSSLPLFPTAPRQTRPNRGQMNGNTFGGSHSVTYVPQLQQQNQTVTSSKDQSNQQFPTAPRQTRPNRGQMNGNTFGGSHSVTYVPQLQQQNQTVTSSKDQSNQQQTGQAKSVPNGQAREMNKGSGGGAAAAALTQGTEILSSMLAAASPEQQKTILGERLYPLVQKHQPDLVPKITGILLELLLNSELLLLLESPESLAAKVEEAVGVLKLSNAKVTGQDALHPNFLSAGVAVN; translated from the exons ATGGCGGTTCCATCGGCGGTGACGTTACCGGCGTCGACGGTTTCATTATATGTCGGAGATTTGCATCCCGATATCACCGATGGCACTCTCTTCGACGCTTTTAATGAGTTTAAGGGAATATCGTCTGTTCGTGTTTGTAGAGATTCGTCGACGGGAAGGTCTCTTTGTTATGGCTACGTTAATTTCAGTTCTCTTCAGGATG CACATTTTGCAATGGAGAAAATGAATCACAGCACGCTTAATGGGAAAATGATAAGGGTGACATGGTCACTTAGAGATCCTGATGCAAGAAAAAGTGGAGTTGGAAATGTGTTTGTTAAG AATCTAAGTGAATCAATCGATAGTGTGGGGTTACAAGAGTTATATCAAAAGTTTGGGAATGTAATATCTTGCAAAGTTGCCACATTTGAAGATGGTAAAAGCATGGGATATGGATTTGTTCAATTTGAATCAGAGGAATCTGCAAATGCTGCAATTGAAAAGCTTGATAATACCATGATTGGTGATAAGGAAAT ATATGTCgggaaatttatgaaaaagtGTGATAGGGTTCTACCAAGTCCTGATGTTAAATATACAAATTTGTATGTGAAGAACTTGGATCCAGATATCAATGAAGAGGTTTTACAAGAGAAATTTTCCGAGTTTGGGAAAATTGCTTGCTTGGTTGTAGCAAGGGATGAAAATGGAACCTCGAGAGGTTTTGGTTTTCTGAATTTCGAATGTCCTGATGACGCTAAGAAGGCAATGGAATCGATGAACGGATCACAACTCG CAAGGGCACAAAAGAAAGTGGAACGGGAGCAAATATTGCGGAATCAGTTTGAGGAACGACGAAAGGAGCAGATTATGAAATATAAA GCTTCGAATGTTTATGTGAAGAACATTGATGATGATGTCACCGATGATGAGCTGAGAGACCTTTTCAGTCTATGTGGTACGATTACGTCTGCAAAACTTATGCGAGATGACAAAGGAATAAACAAAGGTTTCGGATTTGTCTGTTTCTCTGCTCCGGAGGAGGCCGCTAAAGCTGTCGGCACGTTCCATG GATACATGTTTCACCGCAAGCCATTGTACGTCGCGATAGCTCAAAGGAAAGAGGATAGACAAGCACAATTGCAACTTCAGTATGCTCAACGTATGCCAGGATTAGCAGGGCCTTCAACAGTTGTTCTCCCGGGAGGATACCCTCCGCTTTACTACGCATCTCCAACTGGCTTTGTTTCACAAGTACCCCTAAGGCCCGGGATGATGCACCAACCTTTAGGTTTAAGGCCAGGATGGAGAGCTAATGGCTTTGCACCACCAACCAGACCAGTCTTTCAATACTCATCACTTCCCCTG TTCCCTACTGCTCCAAGACAAACCAGGCCAAACCGTGGTCAGATGAACGGCAACACTTTTGGAGGTTCTCATTCCGTTACATATGTGCCGCAATTGCAACAACAGAATCAAACAGTGACTTCCTCAAAAGATCAAAGTAACCAACAG TTCCCTACTGCTCCAAGACAAACCAGGCCAAACCGTGGTCAGATGAACGGCAACACTTTTGGAGGTTCTCATTCCGTTACATATGTGCCGCAATTGCAACAACAGAATCAAACAGTGACTTCCTCAAAAGATCAAAGTAACCAACAG CAGACTGGACAAGCTAAATCTGTACCGAATGGTCAAGCTCGAGAAATGAACAAAGGGTCCGGTGGTGGTGCTGCAGCAGCAGCTTTGACACAAGGGACTGAGATACTGAGTAGTATGCTTgctgctgcttcacctgaacaGCAAAAAACAATACTTGGTGAAAGACTTTATCCACTTGTTCAAAAGCACCAG CCTGATTTGGTTCCAAAGATCACAGGGATTCTATTAGAACTGTTGCTCAATTCAGAACTGTTGCTTTTATTAGAATCACCAGAATCATTAGCAGCTAAAGTGGAAGAAGCTGTTGGGGTTCTTAAGCTTTCAAATGCTAAAGTGACAGGCCAAGATGCCCTTCATCCCAATTTCCTTTCAGCTGGTGTTGCTGTCAATTGA
- the LOC107901740 gene encoding polyadenylate-binding protein 7 isoform X2: protein MAVPSAVTLPASTVSLYVGDLHPDITDGTLFDAFNEFKGISSVRVCRDSSTGRSLCYGYVNFSSLQDAHFAMEKMNHSTLNGKMIRVTWSLRDPDARKSGVGNVFVKNLSESIDSVGLQELYQKFGNVISCKVATFEDGKSMGYGFVQFESEESANAAIEKLDNTMIGDKEIYVGKFMKKCDRVLPSPDVKYTNLYVKNLDPDINEEVLQEKFSEFGKIACLVVARDENGTSRGFGFLNFECPDDAKKAMESMNGSQLGSKVLYVARAQKKVEREQILRNQFEERRKEQIMKYKASNVYVKNIDDDVTDDELRDLFSLCGTITSAKLMRDDKGINKGFGFVCFSAPEEAAKAVGTFHGYMFHRKPLYVAIAQRKEDRQAQLQLQYAQRMPGLAGPSTVVLPGGYPPLYYASPTGFVSQVPLRPGMMHQPLGLRPGWRANGFAPPTRPVFQYSSLPLFPTAPRQTRPNRGQMNGNTFGGSHSVTYVPQLQQQNQTVTSSKDQSNQQFPTAPRQTRPNRGQMNGNTFGGSHSVTYVPQLQQQNQTVTSSKDQSNQQTGQAKSVPNGQAREMNKGSGGGAAAAALTQGTEILSSMLAAASPEQQKTILGERLYPLVQKHQPDLVPKITGILLELLLNSELLLLLESPESLAAKVEEAVGVLKLSNAKVTGQDALHPNFLSAGVAVN from the exons ATGGCGGTTCCATCGGCGGTGACGTTACCGGCGTCGACGGTTTCATTATATGTCGGAGATTTGCATCCCGATATCACCGATGGCACTCTCTTCGACGCTTTTAATGAGTTTAAGGGAATATCGTCTGTTCGTGTTTGTAGAGATTCGTCGACGGGAAGGTCTCTTTGTTATGGCTACGTTAATTTCAGTTCTCTTCAGGATG CACATTTTGCAATGGAGAAAATGAATCACAGCACGCTTAATGGGAAAATGATAAGGGTGACATGGTCACTTAGAGATCCTGATGCAAGAAAAAGTGGAGTTGGAAATGTGTTTGTTAAG AATCTAAGTGAATCAATCGATAGTGTGGGGTTACAAGAGTTATATCAAAAGTTTGGGAATGTAATATCTTGCAAAGTTGCCACATTTGAAGATGGTAAAAGCATGGGATATGGATTTGTTCAATTTGAATCAGAGGAATCTGCAAATGCTGCAATTGAAAAGCTTGATAATACCATGATTGGTGATAAGGAAAT ATATGTCgggaaatttatgaaaaagtGTGATAGGGTTCTACCAAGTCCTGATGTTAAATATACAAATTTGTATGTGAAGAACTTGGATCCAGATATCAATGAAGAGGTTTTACAAGAGAAATTTTCCGAGTTTGGGAAAATTGCTTGCTTGGTTGTAGCAAGGGATGAAAATGGAACCTCGAGAGGTTTTGGTTTTCTGAATTTCGAATGTCCTGATGACGCTAAGAAGGCAATGGAATCGATGAACGGATCACAACTCG GTTCAAAAGTTCTATATGTAGCAAGGGCACAAAAGAAAGTGGAACGGGAGCAAATATTGCGGAATCAGTTTGAGGAACGACGAAAGGAGCAGATTATGAAATATAAA GCTTCGAATGTTTATGTGAAGAACATTGATGATGATGTCACCGATGATGAGCTGAGAGACCTTTTCAGTCTATGTGGTACGATTACGTCTGCAAAACTTATGCGAGATGACAAAGGAATAAACAAAGGTTTCGGATTTGTCTGTTTCTCTGCTCCGGAGGAGGCCGCTAAAGCTGTCGGCACGTTCCATG GATACATGTTTCACCGCAAGCCATTGTACGTCGCGATAGCTCAAAGGAAAGAGGATAGACAAGCACAATTGCAACTTCAGTATGCTCAACGTATGCCAGGATTAGCAGGGCCTTCAACAGTTGTTCTCCCGGGAGGATACCCTCCGCTTTACTACGCATCTCCAACTGGCTTTGTTTCACAAGTACCCCTAAGGCCCGGGATGATGCACCAACCTTTAGGTTTAAGGCCAGGATGGAGAGCTAATGGCTTTGCACCACCAACCAGACCAGTCTTTCAATACTCATCACTTCCCCTG TTCCCTACTGCTCCAAGACAAACCAGGCCAAACCGTGGTCAGATGAACGGCAACACTTTTGGAGGTTCTCATTCCGTTACATATGTGCCGCAATTGCAACAACAGAATCAAACAGTGACTTCCTCAAAAGATCAAAGTAACCAACAG TTCCCTACTGCTCCAAGACAAACCAGGCCAAACCGTGGTCAGATGAACGGCAACACTTTTGGAGGTTCTCATTCCGTTACATATGTGCCGCAATTGCAACAACAGAATCAAACAGTGACTTCCTCAAAAGATCAAAGTAACCAACAG ACTGGACAAGCTAAATCTGTACCGAATGGTCAAGCTCGAGAAATGAACAAAGGGTCCGGTGGTGGTGCTGCAGCAGCAGCTTTGACACAAGGGACTGAGATACTGAGTAGTATGCTTgctgctgcttcacctgaacaGCAAAAAACAATACTTGGTGAAAGACTTTATCCACTTGTTCAAAAGCACCAG CCTGATTTGGTTCCAAAGATCACAGGGATTCTATTAGAACTGTTGCTCAATTCAGAACTGTTGCTTTTATTAGAATCACCAGAATCATTAGCAGCTAAAGTGGAAGAAGCTGTTGGGGTTCTTAAGCTTTCAAATGCTAAAGTGACAGGCCAAGATGCCCTTCATCCCAATTTCCTTTCAGCTGGTGTTGCTGTCAATTGA
- the LOC107901740 gene encoding polyadenylate-binding protein 7 isoform X4: MAVPSAVTLPASTVSLYVGDLHPDITDGTLFDAFNEFKGISSVRVCRDSSTGRSLCYGYVNFSSLQDAHFAMEKMNHSTLNGKMIRVTWSLRDPDARKSGVGNVFVKNLSESIDSVGLQELYQKFGNVISCKVATFEDGKSMGYGFVQFESEESANAAIEKLDNTMIGDKEIYVGKFMKKCDRVLPSPDVKYTNLYVKNLDPDINEEVLQEKFSEFGKIACLVVARDENGTSRGFGFLNFECPDDAKKAMESMNGSQLGSKVLYVARAQKKVEREQILRNQFEERRKEQIMKYKASNVYVKNIDDDVTDDELRDLFSLCGTITSAKLMRDDKGINKGFGFVCFSAPEEAAKAVGTFHGYMFHRKPLYVAIAQRKEDRQAQLQLQYAQRMPGLAGPSTVVLPGGYPPLYYASPTGFVSQVPLRPGMMHQPLGLRPGWRANGFAPPTRPVFQYSSLPLFPTAPRQTRPNRGQMNGNTFGGSHSVTYVPQLQQQNQTVTSSKDQSNQQTGQAKSVPNGQAREMNKGSGGGAAAAALTQGTEILSSMLAAASPEQQKTILGERLYPLVQKHQPDLVPKITGILLELLLNSELLLLLESPESLAAKVEEAVGVLKLSNAKVTGQDALHPNFLSAGVAVN, from the exons ATGGCGGTTCCATCGGCGGTGACGTTACCGGCGTCGACGGTTTCATTATATGTCGGAGATTTGCATCCCGATATCACCGATGGCACTCTCTTCGACGCTTTTAATGAGTTTAAGGGAATATCGTCTGTTCGTGTTTGTAGAGATTCGTCGACGGGAAGGTCTCTTTGTTATGGCTACGTTAATTTCAGTTCTCTTCAGGATG CACATTTTGCAATGGAGAAAATGAATCACAGCACGCTTAATGGGAAAATGATAAGGGTGACATGGTCACTTAGAGATCCTGATGCAAGAAAAAGTGGAGTTGGAAATGTGTTTGTTAAG AATCTAAGTGAATCAATCGATAGTGTGGGGTTACAAGAGTTATATCAAAAGTTTGGGAATGTAATATCTTGCAAAGTTGCCACATTTGAAGATGGTAAAAGCATGGGATATGGATTTGTTCAATTTGAATCAGAGGAATCTGCAAATGCTGCAATTGAAAAGCTTGATAATACCATGATTGGTGATAAGGAAAT ATATGTCgggaaatttatgaaaaagtGTGATAGGGTTCTACCAAGTCCTGATGTTAAATATACAAATTTGTATGTGAAGAACTTGGATCCAGATATCAATGAAGAGGTTTTACAAGAGAAATTTTCCGAGTTTGGGAAAATTGCTTGCTTGGTTGTAGCAAGGGATGAAAATGGAACCTCGAGAGGTTTTGGTTTTCTGAATTTCGAATGTCCTGATGACGCTAAGAAGGCAATGGAATCGATGAACGGATCACAACTCG GTTCAAAAGTTCTATATGTAGCAAGGGCACAAAAGAAAGTGGAACGGGAGCAAATATTGCGGAATCAGTTTGAGGAACGACGAAAGGAGCAGATTATGAAATATAAA GCTTCGAATGTTTATGTGAAGAACATTGATGATGATGTCACCGATGATGAGCTGAGAGACCTTTTCAGTCTATGTGGTACGATTACGTCTGCAAAACTTATGCGAGATGACAAAGGAATAAACAAAGGTTTCGGATTTGTCTGTTTCTCTGCTCCGGAGGAGGCCGCTAAAGCTGTCGGCACGTTCCATG GATACATGTTTCACCGCAAGCCATTGTACGTCGCGATAGCTCAAAGGAAAGAGGATAGACAAGCACAATTGCAACTTCAGTATGCTCAACGTATGCCAGGATTAGCAGGGCCTTCAACAGTTGTTCTCCCGGGAGGATACCCTCCGCTTTACTACGCATCTCCAACTGGCTTTGTTTCACAAGTACCCCTAAGGCCCGGGATGATGCACCAACCTTTAGGTTTAAGGCCAGGATGGAGAGCTAATGGCTTTGCACCACCAACCAGACCAGTCTTTCAATACTCATCACTTCCCCTG TTCCCTACTGCTCCAAGACAAACCAGGCCAAACCGTGGTCAGATGAACGGCAACACTTTTGGAGGTTCTCATTCCGTTACATATGTGCCGCAATTGCAACAACAGAATCAAACAGTGACTTCCTCAAAAGATCAAAGTAACCAACAG ACTGGACAAGCTAAATCTGTACCGAATGGTCAAGCTCGAGAAATGAACAAAGGGTCCGGTGGTGGTGCTGCAGCAGCAGCTTTGACACAAGGGACTGAGATACTGAGTAGTATGCTTgctgctgcttcacctgaacaGCAAAAAACAATACTTGGTGAAAGACTTTATCCACTTGTTCAAAAGCACCAG CCTGATTTGGTTCCAAAGATCACAGGGATTCTATTAGAACTGTTGCTCAATTCAGAACTGTTGCTTTTATTAGAATCACCAGAATCATTAGCAGCTAAAGTGGAAGAAGCTGTTGGGGTTCTTAAGCTTTCAAATGCTAAAGTGACAGGCCAAGATGCCCTTCATCCCAATTTCCTTTCAGCTGGTGTTGCTGTCAATTGA
- the LOC107901740 gene encoding polyadenylate-binding protein 7 isoform X1, producing the protein MAVPSAVTLPASTVSLYVGDLHPDITDGTLFDAFNEFKGISSVRVCRDSSTGRSLCYGYVNFSSLQDAHFAMEKMNHSTLNGKMIRVTWSLRDPDARKSGVGNVFVKNLSESIDSVGLQELYQKFGNVISCKVATFEDGKSMGYGFVQFESEESANAAIEKLDNTMIGDKEIYVGKFMKKCDRVLPSPDVKYTNLYVKNLDPDINEEVLQEKFSEFGKIACLVVARDENGTSRGFGFLNFECPDDAKKAMESMNGSQLGSKVLYVARAQKKVEREQILRNQFEERRKEQIMKYKASNVYVKNIDDDVTDDELRDLFSLCGTITSAKLMRDDKGINKGFGFVCFSAPEEAAKAVGTFHGYMFHRKPLYVAIAQRKEDRQAQLQLQYAQRMPGLAGPSTVVLPGGYPPLYYASPTGFVSQVPLRPGMMHQPLGLRPGWRANGFAPPTRPVFQYSSLPLFPTAPRQTRPNRGQMNGNTFGGSHSVTYVPQLQQQNQTVTSSKDQSNQQFPTAPRQTRPNRGQMNGNTFGGSHSVTYVPQLQQQNQTVTSSKDQSNQQQTGQAKSVPNGQAREMNKGSGGGAAAAALTQGTEILSSMLAAASPEQQKTILGERLYPLVQKHQPDLVPKITGILLELLLNSELLLLLESPESLAAKVEEAVGVLKLSNAKVTGQDALHPNFLSAGVAVN; encoded by the exons ATGGCGGTTCCATCGGCGGTGACGTTACCGGCGTCGACGGTTTCATTATATGTCGGAGATTTGCATCCCGATATCACCGATGGCACTCTCTTCGACGCTTTTAATGAGTTTAAGGGAATATCGTCTGTTCGTGTTTGTAGAGATTCGTCGACGGGAAGGTCTCTTTGTTATGGCTACGTTAATTTCAGTTCTCTTCAGGATG CACATTTTGCAATGGAGAAAATGAATCACAGCACGCTTAATGGGAAAATGATAAGGGTGACATGGTCACTTAGAGATCCTGATGCAAGAAAAAGTGGAGTTGGAAATGTGTTTGTTAAG AATCTAAGTGAATCAATCGATAGTGTGGGGTTACAAGAGTTATATCAAAAGTTTGGGAATGTAATATCTTGCAAAGTTGCCACATTTGAAGATGGTAAAAGCATGGGATATGGATTTGTTCAATTTGAATCAGAGGAATCTGCAAATGCTGCAATTGAAAAGCTTGATAATACCATGATTGGTGATAAGGAAAT ATATGTCgggaaatttatgaaaaagtGTGATAGGGTTCTACCAAGTCCTGATGTTAAATATACAAATTTGTATGTGAAGAACTTGGATCCAGATATCAATGAAGAGGTTTTACAAGAGAAATTTTCCGAGTTTGGGAAAATTGCTTGCTTGGTTGTAGCAAGGGATGAAAATGGAACCTCGAGAGGTTTTGGTTTTCTGAATTTCGAATGTCCTGATGACGCTAAGAAGGCAATGGAATCGATGAACGGATCACAACTCG GTTCAAAAGTTCTATATGTAGCAAGGGCACAAAAGAAAGTGGAACGGGAGCAAATATTGCGGAATCAGTTTGAGGAACGACGAAAGGAGCAGATTATGAAATATAAA GCTTCGAATGTTTATGTGAAGAACATTGATGATGATGTCACCGATGATGAGCTGAGAGACCTTTTCAGTCTATGTGGTACGATTACGTCTGCAAAACTTATGCGAGATGACAAAGGAATAAACAAAGGTTTCGGATTTGTCTGTTTCTCTGCTCCGGAGGAGGCCGCTAAAGCTGTCGGCACGTTCCATG GATACATGTTTCACCGCAAGCCATTGTACGTCGCGATAGCTCAAAGGAAAGAGGATAGACAAGCACAATTGCAACTTCAGTATGCTCAACGTATGCCAGGATTAGCAGGGCCTTCAACAGTTGTTCTCCCGGGAGGATACCCTCCGCTTTACTACGCATCTCCAACTGGCTTTGTTTCACAAGTACCCCTAAGGCCCGGGATGATGCACCAACCTTTAGGTTTAAGGCCAGGATGGAGAGCTAATGGCTTTGCACCACCAACCAGACCAGTCTTTCAATACTCATCACTTCCCCTG TTCCCTACTGCTCCAAGACAAACCAGGCCAAACCGTGGTCAGATGAACGGCAACACTTTTGGAGGTTCTCATTCCGTTACATATGTGCCGCAATTGCAACAACAGAATCAAACAGTGACTTCCTCAAAAGATCAAAGTAACCAACAG TTCCCTACTGCTCCAAGACAAACCAGGCCAAACCGTGGTCAGATGAACGGCAACACTTTTGGAGGTTCTCATTCCGTTACATATGTGCCGCAATTGCAACAACAGAATCAAACAGTGACTTCCTCAAAAGATCAAAGTAACCAACAG CAGACTGGACAAGCTAAATCTGTACCGAATGGTCAAGCTCGAGAAATGAACAAAGGGTCCGGTGGTGGTGCTGCAGCAGCAGCTTTGACACAAGGGACTGAGATACTGAGTAGTATGCTTgctgctgcttcacctgaacaGCAAAAAACAATACTTGGTGAAAGACTTTATCCACTTGTTCAAAAGCACCAG CCTGATTTGGTTCCAAAGATCACAGGGATTCTATTAGAACTGTTGCTCAATTCAGAACTGTTGCTTTTATTAGAATCACCAGAATCATTAGCAGCTAAAGTGGAAGAAGCTGTTGGGGTTCTTAAGCTTTCAAATGCTAAAGTGACAGGCCAAGATGCCCTTCATCCCAATTTCCTTTCAGCTGGTGTTGCTGTCAATTGA